In the genome of Paenibacillus sp. GP183, the window ACAGGTGCCGGTTATAGTTGACATTTTCATCAATCCTTATCTTTGTGATATCCATATTGTATGTGAGCTTGACCTTATTGTGCGGGCTCGTCATTCTAATGGTTTATTAGTTGATTTTGCATAATAACTTTTGATAAAATAAAAAAATCATTGCCACTCTTTGTGCAAAGAATTATACAATTAATGGGGGATGATGAATTAGATGCAACAAAAGCCGCTGCTAAAGCTGCAAATGATGTTTTGCAAGCAATCCAATGAATTAGCTTATCTAAAACTACAAAGTAATGAAAAGGCTCATTATGCAAGAATTATTGGCAATTGCTTTTAGAGAAGACGAAAAATTTTCTCCAAGCTCAGAATCAACCGGTTAGAAAAAAATAATCCCCGCAAGCCATATTGGCTCGTGGGGATTATGCTAAAATGATTGCCGCTATCGGCTTCTTCTTCCAGCGAACAAATTATAAATCAATGAAATCAGAGCTAAAACCAGGAGGATATGTATAAGTCCACCTGCGACGTGAAAAGCAAAACCTAAACCCCATACGACGAGAAGTATAACAAAGATTGTCCAAAGCATCGTCATCACTTCCTTTCAAAATGATTTTGGGCTTCCTTAAAATTTTAACCATATTTACGATTCTTTAATCAACCAAGGATAAACGACTAGTCCGTCTTTAAAATGACGAGTGCGTTTGTCAATGTTGATTCCGAAGCAAGCTAAGCTTAGAAAAGCTTATACTTTATTACCAACTAAAAAAAGGTGGCCATGTCGGCCGCCTTTTTTGTTTACTGAATTATCTGCCGCTTGTGTTGCTGCCAGCAAGTTGCTGCTCGGCGATTTGAACAAGGCGGCGGGTGATGTGACCCCCGATTGCTCCGGTGTCACGAGTAGCCATAAAACCATAATAGCCGTCTTGTGGAATTTGAATCCCCAACTCTTGGGCAACTTCAAATTTCAGTTGTTGCAAGGCTTGGTTCGCTTGTGGAACTACAAGGATGTTATTGCTGCGAGATTGTCCTGAACCCATTTTTATCACCTCCAGTAATAGGTAGTATCCTCGAATGTACCGTTTTTACTCTTGTTGGTGTATGGTAATAATCACCAACTTTACATCGGCTGTGACAAACGACAATGGTAAGCAGCTCTGGTATAATGGGTATAACAAACAGCAAGCAGTTGGAGGCGCTTATGTTTCAATTACAACTTGACCAATGGTCATTTGATAAGGATTTGCAGCTTATCCATGCCGATGTTACGCTGAGCGTAGACGATAACAGGATCATTGAAGAGCCTCTTTGCATCGACGTAGGTCTCCCCGCCCTATTGGCAAGCGGTCTTCAGGATACAGAGCCCAATCGCTGGGCTCCGGCGGACGAATGGCAGCGGATGCCTTTTTTTATTTGCGGCTGCGGGGATCCGGAATGCCGCGGTTTTTCTTTTGCGGTTCGACACCTGAATAAGGACAAGGTTGAATTCACCTGGGTAGAGGAGAGACAGAACCGACCTTTTCGCGAGATGGAAAGCTATGTGCTGGACTCAAAAGCTTATAGAGAGCAGCTGCTCTTGCAAGGGAATCAATTTTTGCATTTTGTCAAAGACTTGGATTACAGGCCTTATTTAGCCGATACGGTTTCACTTGTTGAGCAGTTGATCCTGCGTTTATGAAGGAGACCATAGATGCTGATTTGGAGCTATCCGAACCAGGGAAGGTTATCGAAAACGTCCGATGATCCTTCGTTTGCTGGAATCCATGGCCAGGCTGGTATCGCCGATTCTTTAGAGCAGTTATTCATTATCATAGACTAGTTTATTGGGGTGTTCAAAACGTGGCGCAAAACAAGTTTTATGTAGTCTGGGTAGGCCATAATCCCGGTGTTTACCGCACTTGGGCCGACTGCCAGGCCGAGACCAAGGGGTACCCGCAGGCTAAATTCAAAGCTTATGAGTCCGAATCCGAAGCCTTGCAAGCTTTTGCCAAAGGATGGCAGAAATCGCTCCAATTTAAGGGTAAAGCTGCTCAAATCTCAGAGTCTGCAAGTCAAATCGGCAAAGCTTCCGGCACTGCGCCAGAAATCAATTATGACAGCATCTCTGTAGACGTGGGATGCTCGGGAAATCCGGGAGTTGTTGAATATAAAGGTGTGGACACCCGCACGGGTGAGGTGCTTTTTTATAAGGGTCCGATCAGCAAGGGGACTAACAATATGGGAGAGTTCCTCGCGATCGTTCATGCGCTTGCTTACTTAAGGAAGCAGGGCAGCAACAAGACCATTTATACCGATTCGGTTACTGCGCTAAGCTGGCTCCGTAAAAAGGAAGTAGCCAGCAATCTGGTACGGGACGCTTCTACAGAAGAAATATGGATACTGGTCGATAGAGCGCTGAATTGGCTGCAAAGCCATACGTATTCAAACCCTATTGTGAAATGGGATACCCGTAAATGGGGTGAGATTAAAGCGGACTTCGGACGCAAATAAGTGTGCCGTTTGGCCCGAAAGCGGGTTTCGTTTTTTAAGCTAGCGATGCGCGCGAAGCCTCTTAATTTGATAATACAAGGTGCATCCGATACAGTAACCGCAGATGGCAACGAAAGCGGCAAAGGCGACAATCCCGGCAAAAATAAATGCGGCTGTATTAAAGCCCAGCGAGAAGCAAATTACAGATAAGGTAAGTAGGACGACCGCAATCGTATTATTAAAACGCTGAAGCTCTAAGGCCTCTGTGTGTGAACGTGCTACCAGGCTGGCAAGAAACGGACGGGCGATGCTCACGAACAAGTTGCCTTTTGCCCCGAACACTAAACCGGCGACTTCAACAGCGAAAACAATAAGAATGATCCAAGGCTGCTGAAAAATGGCCGAAAGGGCAATAAGAATAACCATTGAGGCCTGATTGCTTCGAACATAGGGGATAGGAACCTCTTTCAAAACGATTCACGCTCCTCATATAATGGATGAGAATATCATAGCATACTGCCCTGCCCGGTAGTATAAATTTCCTTTGGTGGGCAAATCAGTAAAGAAGAAATTTTATAATGAATATGATATGATAGATTCTAAAATAGAAACATATTTGGAGGAACTTTCAATGGCAAAAGCTAAAATGCGCAGCGATATGATCAAAAGAGGATTTGACCGCGCCCCACACCGCAGCTTGCTGCGTGCTGCAGGCGTTAAGGAAGAGGATTTTGACAAACCGTTTATTGCGGTTTGCAACTCGTATATAGATATCGTACCGGGCCATGTGCATCTTCAGGAGTTCGGTAAGCTTGTGAAGGAAGCCATTCGTGAAGCGGGCGGCGTACCTTTTGAATTTAACACGATTGGTGTCGATGACGGTATTGCCATGGGCCATATCGGGATGCGCTATTCGCTTCCGAGCCGCGAGATTATTGCCGATTCCCTTGAAACGGTTGTGAATGCTCACTGGTTCGATGGACTTATTTGTATTCCTAACTGCGATAAAATCACTCCGGGCATGATGATGGGACTCTTGCGCGTCAACATTCCAACGATCATGGTGAGCGGGGGCCCGATGAAGGCCGGTAAAGATAAGAATGGCAAGTCGATTTCCTTATCCAGCGTATTTGAAGGTGTTGGCGCATTTCAAGCGGGGAAAATTGATGAGCAGAGTTTAACTGAGCTTGAACAGTATGGATGTCCAACATGCGGATCTTGTTCGGGTATGTTTACCGCTAACTCCATGAACTGCTTGGCTGAGGGTTTAGGCCTTGCACTTCCTGGGAATGGCACTATTCTGGCCGTTGCTGAAGAGCGTAAAGAATTCGTGAAACAATCCGCCAGACAGCTTATGGAGCTGATTAAGCTGGATATTAAACCTAGAGATATTGTGACCATTGAAGCTATTGATAATGCGTTTGCTTTAGATATGGCGATGGGCGGATCCACCAATACCGTTCTTCACACCTTGGCATTGGCCCATGAAGCCGGAATTGATTATCCGATTTCTCGCATTAACGAAGTAGCCGAGCGTGTGCCTCATTTGGCTAAAATTGCTCCGGCATCCGAATACCATATCGAAGATGTGCATAATGCCGGTGGCGTAAGCGCGATTATCAATGAGCTGCTGAAAAAGCCGGGTGCTTTGGATGGCGATCGCATTACGGTTACCGGCAAGACCCTTCGCGAAAATGTGGCAGGCTGCGAAATTCTCAATACCGATGTTATTCATACACTTGAAGATGCACATAGTAAAAAAGGCGGTTTGGCTGTGCTATTCGGCAACCTGGCACCTGACGGCGGTATCATCAAGGTAGGAGCCGTGGACAAGTCCGTAGGCGGACGCCATGTAGGGCCTGCCATCTGCTTTGAATCCCAGGAAGAAGCGCTTTATGGGATCGCCAATGGTAAAGTCAAAGAAGGCCATGTCGTAGTTATTCGCTACGAAGGACCAAAGGGCGGACCGGGCATGCCGGAAATGCTGGCTCCAACGTCACAAATTGTCGGTATGGGTCTGGGCGCCAAGGTTGGTCTGATTACAGATGGCCGGTTCTCCGGCGCATCCCGCGGCATCAGCGTAGGCCATATTTCTCCGGAAGCTGCAGAAGGTGGACCGATTGCTTTTGTTGAAGACGGCGATATCATCGAGCTGGACCTGGACAATCGTAAAATTGAGCTGCAGATCAGCGACGAGGAAATGAGTAAACGCCGCGCCAATTGGAAAGGCTTCGAGCCGAAAATCAAAACCGGTTACCTGGCCCGATATTCCAAGCTGGTAACCTCCGCGAGCACCGGCGGAGTTATGAAAATATAATTGCCTTTAAATAAAGGGGCTGTCCCATAAGTAGATGAATCTACTTGAGGGGACAGCCCCTTTCACAGTTTCAAGGGCAAACATACAGCTCCCATAGCTCTTGTTACGTATAAACAAGTTCCAGCTTTACTTCCATGTCGATGGATTGTCCAGGTTCAATACCGATGATCCCTGTCACTTCGGGATCCAGATCCAGATTGGGTGCGTTGGTTACCCAGGTATAAGGCTCGAGACAAATATAGTTATCGGTCTCACCCTTCGTATAGATCACCCAATGCTTGAACTGCTCGGAAGCTGTGTATCTTAGCTCAAAGCCTTCTTTTCGTAAAACAGCCTGCCGCTGATTGGATCCGATTTGGAACACTGTATCCATATTTTGTCCCTGCAGGCTAATCCCATGAGGAAGATCGGCATAACGGCCTAGCGGGAGAATGGTGCCAGTCGGAATCAATTCCGGGTCGAGCTCCCATATTCCGTTTACGGGCAGCTCAAAGGACCAATTTTGCGGCTCATGATCCAAAAGAAACCAAGTATGAAGTCCATATCCGAATGGGGCTTTCGTATTGCCGGCATTTGTTGCTTTTAGCTTGTGAGTAAGAGTTGAACCCGAGAGCACATAGGTGACTTCCAATGTTAATGGATGGGGATAAACCTTGAAGGTATCAGGGATATCCTGGATATTTAAGGATGAGGTGATCGCTATGCTGTCGTCTTCTTCCGATATATCCGTAACTTTCCAATGGAGATTGCCGATCACGCCATGAATATGATTCTCGTTAGCTGTATTGATGGGGAATTGGTAGGTTCTCCCGTCGTATTCAAATTTTCCTCTCCGGATCCGGTTGGGCGGCATCATAATTGGAGTTCCATAATGAATGCGAGCCTCTGCCAATGTTTTTGGACTCTCGGGTACGCGGAGCAGCTCACGGTTTAGCTTTTTGTCCCAAATGCTGTATACGTTGTTGTTGATAGAGGGACACAGGCTGAAGGAAAGTATGTCATTAGATACGGTATATACTTGAACTCCTTGCCAATCTTCCTTCTTGATCATTCCTCATAGTCTCCTTTTTTTAACCGTTTATCTGTTTTATTGTATCATACATTTGGTTGACATTCTAAAACAGGTGTGTATAATAAGAACAAATCAATACCGCGATGACAGGAACAAGTAGGCTTGTGTTCGTTGCTGCAGAGAGCCGATGGTTGGTGCGAATCGGTGTAACAGACAGGCTGAATGGATCCTTGAGCTTAAGGCTGAACGGAACATAGCGATGTATATTATCTATCATATGGATGATGCTGCATCAGCTTGCTCTCATTATGCCGAACGGAAGCTCTCCGTTACAGGAGCTTTAAGACTTCTTGCTGAAGCTGGCAGAAGTAAATTAGGGTGGTACCACGGTCTCTCGTCCCTTGCGGCGAGAGGCCTTTTTTGTTGTCTAAAATCATGCAAGCTCAGGGGAGGGTTTAACCGATGAAACGAGTCTTATCCGGTATTCAACCAAGCGGTCAGTTGACGATTGGGAATTACATCGGGGCGCTTAGCAAGTTTGTAAAGCTGCAGCATGATAATCGCTGTTTTTTTATGATTGTGGATCTTCATGCGATTACGCAGCCACAGGAGCCGGAGGCATTGAGAGAGCAAAGCGAATCCGTTTCGGCTCTTTATCTGGCAGCTGGAATTGATCCAAGCAAAGCATCGATTTTTCTCCAATCCCATATACCTGCTCATGCCGAGCTTGGATGGCTGCTGACGACTCTCACCTACATGGGAGAGCTGGAGCGTATGACACAGTTCAAAGATAAATCTTCCGGTAAAGAGTCCATTGGTGTTGGTTTGTTCACTTATCCCTCCTTGATGGCAGCGGATATACTGCTCTACCAAGCTGATCTTATCCCGGTTGGCGATGATCAAAAGCAGCATATAGAGCTAACAAGGGATCTGGCGCATCGTTTTAATAGCCGTTTCGGTGAATTTTTCACCATGCCTGAGCTATATATGGATGAATTGGGCGGCAGGGTGATGTCGTTGGATGATGCTTCCAAAAAAATGAGCAAGAGCAATCCCAATCCTGCAAGCTTTATAGCCATGCTGGACGAACCGGATGTTATTCGAAAAAAGCTGAGCAGAGCGGTAACCGATTCAGGCAGAGAGGTGAAGTACGATCCGCAAAACAAGCCGGAAATCGCCAATTTGATGGGGATTTACTCCCATTTTGCCGAGATGAGCATCGCCGAGATAGAGGCCAGATACGAAGGACAAGGCTATGGGCCTTTCAAAAAGGATTTGGCCGAACAGCTCGTAGCCGTCCTTGAGCCGATACAACAGCGTTATCGTGAAATCCGAAAGTCGGGAGAAGTAGCGGGGGTTCTTAAAAAAGGAGCCGAGGAAGCGGCTGTCATTGCCAATGAGACCGTGCTGGAAGCGAAGAAGCGTATGGGGTTTCTTATCAATTGAGCAAATAAAATAAACCCGCCGGGGAGATGAGTACCTGTGAATCCCCGGGCGGGTTTTTTTTGCCTTTATTTCCTTCAAGAAGACAAAGCGGTTTCACACAGCTCAGGCTGTGCGACTCGATAATAAATTTGCTCATACTGCTTAGCAATCAATTCTGCGGAAAACTTGGTTTGGGAGCAATGCACCCCGGCAGCAGAAAATTGTTCGTAGAGTATCGGGTCTGTTAAAAGCTTGATAGCATAAGCGGCCATTTCTTCCGTGTTCCCGACAGGAGCCAAGAAGCCATTCTCACCGTGTTGGATGACTTCAGGAATGCCGCCGGCGTTTGATCCAATGGTGGGAACTCCCCCGGCCATTGCTTCAAGCGCGACCAGCCCAAAGCTTTCCTTCTCCGAAGGCAGCAGCAAAAGATCCGACATGGCAATGATATCAGCTATGTTATTTTGTTTACCGAGATAATGTACGCGGTCGGACAGCCCAAGCTCCTTGATGCGTTTGACCGCATGCGTCAGATCGGGTCCCTCACCGACAAACATAAGTCGGGAAGGCACCTGGTCATGAACACGGGCGAAAATATCAATGACATCCTTAATGCGTTTGACGGGGCGAAAATTGGACATATGTAAAAGAATTTTCTCATCCGGTGCAGCAAATTGGGCTCTCAACTGCGGATTGGCTGGCGCCGCATAATCCCGCGGATCTACAAAGTTGTAGACCAAATCTATGGGCTTGTTAATCGCCAGGACGTCACGGGTTTCCATCAATAAGTCCTGGGAGACTGCCGTAACCGCATCACTCTGATTTATGGCCATGCGTATCAAATCCTTTAGTGATGGATCATGACCCAAAATAGTAATGTCGGTTCCATGCAGGGTGGTGACAACCTTCAGATGATCACCTACCATTTGTTTAGCCAAGTAAGCGCAGATGGCATGGGGAACGGCGTAATGAACATGTAGCAAATCGAGCTTTTCTTGTTTGGCGACTTGAGCAAGTTTGTTGGCCAGCGC includes:
- a CDS encoding lmo0937 family membrane protein codes for the protein MTMLWTIFVILLVVWGLGFAFHVAGGLIHILLVLALISLIYNLFAGRRSR
- a CDS encoding alpha/beta-type small acid-soluble spore protein; its protein translation is MGSGQSRSNNILVVPQANQALQQLKFEVAQELGIQIPQDGYYGFMATRDTGAIGGHITRRLVQIAEQQLAGSNTSGR
- the rnhA gene encoding ribonuclease H; this translates as MAQNKFYVVWVGHNPGVYRTWADCQAETKGYPQAKFKAYESESEALQAFAKGWQKSLQFKGKAAQISESASQIGKASGTAPEINYDSISVDVGCSGNPGVVEYKGVDTRTGEVLFYKGPISKGTNNMGEFLAIVHALAYLRKQGSNKTIYTDSVTALSWLRKKEVASNLVRDASTEEIWILVDRALNWLQSHTYSNPIVKWDTRKWGEIKADFGRK
- a CDS encoding DUF4395 domain-containing protein translates to MKEVPIPYVRSNQASMVILIALSAIFQQPWIILIVFAVEVAGLVFGAKGNLFVSIARPFLASLVARSHTEALELQRFNNTIAVVLLTLSVICFSLGFNTAAFIFAGIVAFAAFVAICGYCIGCTLYYQIKRLRAHR
- the ilvD gene encoding dihydroxy-acid dehydratase produces the protein MAKAKMRSDMIKRGFDRAPHRSLLRAAGVKEEDFDKPFIAVCNSYIDIVPGHVHLQEFGKLVKEAIREAGGVPFEFNTIGVDDGIAMGHIGMRYSLPSREIIADSLETVVNAHWFDGLICIPNCDKITPGMMMGLLRVNIPTIMVSGGPMKAGKDKNGKSISLSSVFEGVGAFQAGKIDEQSLTELEQYGCPTCGSCSGMFTANSMNCLAEGLGLALPGNGTILAVAEERKEFVKQSARQLMELIKLDIKPRDIVTIEAIDNAFALDMAMGGSTNTVLHTLALAHEAGIDYPISRINEVAERVPHLAKIAPASEYHIEDVHNAGGVSAIINELLKKPGALDGDRITVTGKTLRENVAGCEILNTDVIHTLEDAHSKKGGLAVLFGNLAPDGGIIKVGAVDKSVGGRHVGPAICFESQEEALYGIANGKVKEGHVVVIRYEGPKGGPGMPEMLAPTSQIVGMGLGAKVGLITDGRFSGASRGISVGHISPEAAEGGPIAFVEDGDIIELDLDNRKIELQISDEEMSKRRANWKGFEPKIKTGYLARYSKLVTSASTGGVMKI
- a CDS encoding aldose 1-epimerase; amino-acid sequence: MIKKEDWQGVQVYTVSNDILSFSLCPSINNNVYSIWDKKLNRELLRVPESPKTLAEARIHYGTPIMMPPNRIRRGKFEYDGRTYQFPINTANENHIHGVIGNLHWKVTDISEEDDSIAITSSLNIQDIPDTFKVYPHPLTLEVTYVLSGSTLTHKLKATNAGNTKAPFGYGLHTWFLLDHEPQNWSFELPVNGIWELDPELIPTGTILPLGRYADLPHGISLQGQNMDTVFQIGSNQRQAVLRKEGFELRYTASEQFKHWVIYTKGETDNYICLEPYTWVTNAPNLDLDPEVTGIIGIEPGQSIDMEVKLELVYT
- the trpS gene encoding tryptophan--tRNA ligase codes for the protein MKRVLSGIQPSGQLTIGNYIGALSKFVKLQHDNRCFFMIVDLHAITQPQEPEALREQSESVSALYLAAGIDPSKASIFLQSHIPAHAELGWLLTTLTYMGELERMTQFKDKSSGKESIGVGLFTYPSLMAADILLYQADLIPVGDDQKQHIELTRDLAHRFNSRFGEFFTMPELYMDELGGRVMSLDDASKKMSKSNPNPASFIAMLDEPDVIRKKLSRAVTDSGREVKYDPQNKPEIANLMGIYSHFAEMSIAEIEARYEGQGYGPFKKDLAEQLVAVLEPIQQRYREIRKSGEVAGVLKKGAEEAAVIANETVLEAKKRMGFLIN
- the bshA gene encoding N-acetyl-alpha-D-glucosaminyl L-malate synthase BshA — translated: MIIMLKIGIACYPTLGGSGVVATELGKFMAEKGHEVHFITDRMPFRLGQFQANIHYHEVEVSDYYVFRYPPYDLALANKLAQVAKQEKLDLLHVHYAVPHAICAYLAKQMVGDHLKVVTTLHGTDITILGHDPSLKDLIRMAINQSDAVTAVSQDLLMETRDVLAINKPIDLVYNFVDPRDYAAPANPQLRAQFAAPDEKILLHMSNFRPVKRIKDVIDIFARVHDQVPSRLMFVGEGPDLTHAVKRIKELGLSDRVHYLGKQNNIADIIAMSDLLLLPSEKESFGLVALEAMAGGVPTIGSNAGGIPEVIQHGENGFLAPVGNTEEMAAYAIKLLTDPILYEQFSAAGVHCSQTKFSAELIAKQYEQIYYRVAQPELCETALSS